The Alnus glutinosa chromosome 8, dhAlnGlut1.1, whole genome shotgun sequence DNA segment TGGAAGAGGATATTATTGAATTCAGCTATGGCGGTGGGACAGAGCAGAGACATTCATTCGTTCGATACATAGAAGAAGTTAATGGATGCATGGGAAGTGCAAGCTCTCCCTCCCCTTGGAGGATGGAGAGGAAACTATGGCTCCAAGTAATCTGCAAAATTCAGAATCATGCAGACCGAATTTTTACTTCTCCAAATAATTAATTGTCAAAGCTGACCAATATTTCAACAGAACACACAGTACAAATCAATCACAtgtaaaaaatgagttttatgaggaaaagaaagaggctGGGGTGGAGGCTAACATAAGAAACTGGCATCAATACAcaacaagaagaaaaggaaagtaAGCatgcctttaaaattttaatttctaacCTCTGGAAGAagcatcttcatcttcatctaaTGGGGTTTCTGGTGTAAGAGACGATGGAGAATTGCCCACGGCTTGCCTAGCTTCAAGCATCATCGCAATGACCTCTCTCATTGTTGGCCTATTAAGTGGAGATGTACTGGTGCAGAACAATGCAATCTTGAGAACTAGAGACATCTCCTCCGTCGTCCCCTGTGCACTCAGATCAAGCCGTTTGTCAAATAGTTCGATTGTTGGAACCTTCTCATGGATTTGTCTTCTCACCCAAGTGGCTAGATCACCTCCTTGGTCCAGTGGTTGAACAGGTGAGCTCCCAGTAATTAATTCCAGCAAAACAACCCCAAAACTGTATATGTCACATTTCTCAGTAACTTTCATGGTGTAAGCGTATTCTGTAacaaaattcaagaaattaaaggtTAGAGGCATCAAGCGGGTTAAATAATGTTGCCAATATTAGTTCCAATGCCATCTTTTAAACATTTcatagtgagtttttttattttttttccttctctaaaAAGCACCACTTGacaaatttatattatatttcttcCAAGAACATCATTATAAGAAATAACTAATAATTGAAACTTAAGACAACTAAAAAGTACCTATGTTTCCCTTGAGAAATGGCAGCCATATATGTCAGTAAAAATCTTAAACTGTATGTGATGTGAGAGGGGAAGAGAGATAGACGGATGAATAGTACCAGGAATATTTGCACCTTTGCAAGATATCAACCTTCTTCGATGGCTCTAGGACAAACAGAAATTACTATTGTCTTTTGATTCACTTGATCAGATTTACGGAGGAATTACAGCCATACTTAGCTGCCAATGAGATATTATCTATATTACTAAATTATCTCCATTTTTCTGAGTTGTTTCACCATTCCGATAGTGATACCTATCTACTGAAAAAGTTTCCAAGGACTTTTGACCAAACATTATGTTCTTTGTAAAAAGTAATGGACATTTGAGGTGAAGTTTGTATGAAGTGATGACTTGCATCCATGGCGAGGAAGTTATTCCATCCGGGAATAGTATTTGGACgttttttgggttgtttgagAGCTATTTGATGGATGGATAATTTGGGGTTGTTTAAAATTGGATTCTAGGGAAACGAAGAGAACCCCTAACCAGACAAGAAGTCCATATAATTACCATGTTTCCCTCAGTCACTGCCCACTGATCCAATTATCTTAGTAGTCTAGAATCCTCTTTTGGCATTGTCCTCTATATTTCACACTTAGATATTATCTTTTCTCACAAACTTGACCCACATCTTTCAAGTAGTCCCTTTTTCCTTCTAGTGACTTCATCGTGAACCACCTGACAGCTTCATCCTTGAAGTGTCTTCTTGCAATTGACCAACCAACTTAATCTATAGCCTTGACTATAAGGATTTCCtagaaattttttatgttaatgATAAATTGTTCGAGTTAAAGGAATTTTATGGTGAAAGAATGTCCAAAATCAGCTAGGACAAAAGTTAGCGGTTACGCAGCAACAAGGTCAGATTAAGACCAATTAATAAACTCGGAAGAATGAAAAAGCCATATACTAGAAAGAAGCTAGAATAGCGGCTAAAAGCAATTCTACCAAATTTCATGCACAAATGCATAAAAATCCTGATGATGTGCACAGGATGCAACTATGGCCAATAGTGAAAGCTAATTAGCCACCAACAAAACCAACACAACAAATGGtcattttaaaatcactgaGAGATTTTTATATTTGGAGGTAAAGTGTTAAGGAATGCAATCAACACCAAGAAGGAAATCAGAAGGAGATGGTGGAGAAACTGAGGGAATGATCAGAAACACACCTTAAACCCTGCAAAATTGGCTTACATCAGAAGACCGAAATGAGGTTTTGAATAATTGTTAGTTTGTATTTTCTCTTTGCATAAATGCTTTCTAGAAGTATGAGCTCCGATATGAATTTAATCAGATAAATATGGCAAGTGTTACTTGGACAATCACAGCAATTTATTGGCTAAGCACATAACAGGCATCACAAACCTTAGTTATTTAAGAGAATGAAATAGATTAGTATCAGTTACATCATCCAGAGGTTGCCTCAGCTGTGGTGAAACGAgtaagcaatatatatataaaggggaTTTCTTTCATTAGAAAGGATtccttcctttcctttcttttggggcagggggaaaaatggaaagaaaaataaagaacaaggAGTTATTTCTAAAACATTCAATAGTACCAGTACTGATATAATGAAAGCACCTacagttttcaatttttcatgaaGAAACTAGTTCCAAGTATGTATTTAAAGGAATATTTCCTTAAGGATCAGCTATAAATGATATGTTgttcaacaaaataataaaatgtcaTAATTTCACTAAGAAATGATAAATAAAGAAGCAAATTTTCTGCACCAGAAATTAGGAGAGAGAAGGATGAGCACATaaagcataaaaacaaaaagtaagtaGTAATCAATAGCCTTTAGTCATATCCTTACCTGGAGCAATGTAGCCATATGACCCTGCCACTGCAGACATGGATTTTGATGAGTAGGAAAGGTCCACCAACTTAGCCAAGCCGAAATCTCCAACATGTGCTTGAAGTACTCCATCCAGTAAAATATTGTTAGACTTTATATCACGGTGAATGATTCGGGGCTTACAGTCATAATGGAGATAGCACAAGCCCTCTGCTGCTCCAAGAGCAATTCTATATCGAGCATTCCAGTCCAGTAAACCTGATTGGTTATTTCCATGTAGATATTCTCCTAGGCTTCCATTTTCCATGTATTCATATAAGAGCAGATTAGAGTCCAGGTGATAGCAAAAGCCATAAAGCTTGACAATATTACGATGCCTGATATTTCCAAGGGTCAATATTTCAGCATGGAAGCTACTGTCAACATTCACTCCTTCACCATGGGACTTCAGCCTTTTGACAGCAATCACCTTGCCATCAGCCATGAGAGCCTTATAAACAGTGCCATAGGCCCCCCTTCCTATAACTGCATCTTCTGAGAAGTTGCCAGTAGCTTCCAAGAGACTCTGGTAGGTGAAACCTTCTTTAGGAGAGTAATAGTTATCTAACATGTCAgttttgatttgttcttcaaggGAAACAAAAGCAGACCCATGGTGCTTCATGGCCCAACAAACACCTACTATAATAAGCAGAGATAACAGCCCAACAACTGAGAATATGCTCactattttctcttttgatgaACCCTCTCTTATCCAGCTTGGTTTGTAAGTAAGAGATGGAGTTGTTGATGGATGACAAGAGTTAGAGCCTGAGATGCACAATCCATTGTTTCCAGCAAAATTTGTGGAATCCATTCTTTGGAATGCAGGGGTGTTTGGCACAATTCCTACCAGGTCATTGTTAGAAAGATTGCACACCAGAAGGCTAAGCAGCTCGCCAATTGATGCTGGAATTTCACCAATAAGCTGATTGTCATTCAAGTAGAGAGTTTCTAACATCTGCAAGTTCCCCAAATAGTCAGGAATCGGGCCAGAAAGTGTGTTATAACTTATGTTTAGGGAGATCTGTAGAGTAGTAAGTTGACCTAGCTGGACAGGGATAGTACCAGAAAAAATATTTCCTCCCATTTGCAACTCTGTAAGTCGAGCCAGACTCCCTAAGGTACTTGGTATAGCTCCCACCAATCTGTTATCTGAAAGTTTCAAAAGTTCCAGATTCACTAGCTTGCCAAGTTCATCTGGGAGAGAGCCAGTAAACTTGTTCCTGCTAAGGTCAAGCCTCTGTAGTTTAGTACAGTTTCCCAACTCATGGGGAATTCTTCCTGTGAGATAATTAGAAGAAACATTAAATGTAACAAGCCGAACTAGATTTCCAATCTCCGGAGGGATACACCCAACAAAAAAGTTAACTGACAAAAGCAGCCTCTCTAAATTTTTAAGCCTGCCTGCCTCTGGGGGTATTAGCCCTGAGAATTGGTTTTGATAGAGTTCAAGAGCAGAAAGATTGTGAAGTTCATATAACTCAACAGGAAGGCTTCCAGTAAGCTGGTTGGCTCCCAGCATTAGTTGCATTAGAGACTTGCAACTTCTTAGGCCATAAGGTATATTTCCAGATAACCTATTTGACCCAAGGCTCATAAATATCAGTTTTTGATTCTTGCAGAGATGTGGAGGTATGCTACCGTTAAGTTTATTTGCAGACATGTTGACAATAGTAAGGTTACTGTTAAGTCCAAGGTGAGGAGGAATAGAACCCTCAAGATGATTGTCAAAAAGCTGGAAATCCACCAAGTATGTGAGATTTTGAAAGTCCAGTGGGATTTGACCCGTCAAAACATTTATGGACAAGTCCAGATTCTGCAGCAGCTTCAGTTGTCCAAGTTCCCTTGGAATACTTCCCTGTAGGAAGTTTTCGAAAAGGTGAAGCAAGCGAAGGCTAGAAATCTGGCCCAACTCTCTGGGAATGAACCCACTTAACTGGTTTTCAGAAAGATCTATCTCAACAGCACTTGTACAGTTTCCTAGTTCCTCTGGAATTGTTCCATTCAACTGGTTGGTGTATATGTACAATCTTTTTAGCTGGGTTAACTTCCCTAGCTCTATGGGTAAAACTCCCGTCAAAGCATTTTCATGCAAGGCA contains these protein-coding regions:
- the LOC133875470 gene encoding leucine-rich repeat receptor-like serine/threonine-protein kinase At1g17230; the encoded protein is MARPWSSSLMQKLFHLVLFMFFGVILVKSLNEDGVSLLEFKGSLTDPDNNLESWNSSDLTPCYWIGVGCTDFKVTSVNLNALNLSGTLSPTICNLPQLTELNVSTNFISGPIPKDLAHCHNLEILDLCTNRFHGELLTPITKMVALRKLYLCENYMYGEMPQEIGDLNSLEELVIYSNNLTGSIPATIGKLKRLRIIRAGRNLFSGAIPAQISECENLKVLGLSQNSLEGSLPSELQKLKNLTNLVLWQNQLSGEIPLEIGNISGLELLALHENALTGVLPIELGKLTQLKRLYIYTNQLNGTIPEELGNCTSAVEIDLSENQLSGFIPRELGQISSLRLLHLFENFLQGSIPRELGQLKLLQNLDLSINVLTGQIPLDFQNLTYLVDFQLFDNHLEGSIPPHLGLNSNLTIVNMSANKLNGSIPPHLCKNQKLIFMSLGSNRLSGNIPYGLRSCKSLMQLMLGANQLTGSLPVELYELHNLSALELYQNQFSGLIPPEAGRLKNLERLLLSVNFFVGCIPPEIGNLVRLVTFNVSSNYLTGRIPHELGNCTKLQRLDLSRNKFTGSLPDELGKLVNLELLKLSDNRLVGAIPSTLGSLARLTELQMGGNIFSGTIPVQLGQLTTLQISLNISYNTLSGPIPDYLGNLQMLETLYLNDNQLIGEIPASIGELLSLLVCNLSNNDLVGIVPNTPAFQRMDSTNFAGNNGLCISGSNSCHPSTTPSLTYKPSWIREGSSKEKIVSIFSVVGLLSLLIIVGVCWAMKHHGSAFVSLEEQIKTDMLDNYYSPKEGFTYQSLLEATGNFSEDAVIGRGAYGTVYKALMADGKVIAVKRLKSHGEGVNVDSSFHAEILTLGNIRHRNIVKLYGFCYHLDSNLLLYEYMENGSLGEYLHGNNQSGLLDWNARYRIALGAAEGLCYLHYDCKPRIIHRDIKSNNILLDGVLQAHVGDFGLAKLVDLSYSSKSMSAVAGSYGYIAPEYAYTMKVTEKCDIYSFGVVLLELITGSSPVQPLDQGGDLATWVRRQIHEKVPTIELFDKRLDLSAQGTTEEMSLVLKIALFCTSTSPLNRPTMREVIAMMLEARQAVGNSPSSLTPETPLDEDEDASSRDYLEP